In Hydrogenovibrio marinus, a single genomic region encodes these proteins:
- a CDS encoding HD domain-containing protein — protein sequence MRTIFDPVYGSVQISEIEYKIISTSAFQRLQNVKQLGLAHLVFPGANYSRFSHSIGALRNAGKFLNAIEQNACIDHVELSPGTDHPYKLDVNEQQKYRLAALLHDIGHFPFSHATEHAFEEYLQNQKLIQGRDIEIVDDHEAFGSLIINNDSELKSVLNEAGFSPNDVASVFASDNYVSKTEINLKPVISSELDCDRLDYLKRTSHFSGLPFGNVDIDYLISSSRIQRNKLCFDIKAKKSIEHMLLARYYDYQQVVFNKNLISLEWSLKEAIKICIKIDDNGINIEKSELLRMIEDNNIKGLDDYKYTSAIKSAHNTLSLTPKDSKYMHLDAILYRHQARQVFYSQKYIRADDSYHGICLQEVRNLTDKYIQDNGLDPEYFHVWDKKHQLSKVNPSELCSANSPSDLETTEELVHIYNQHSQTHPVFPLVFESSSLLNLLSKQYFSDIRVFMLPFDGYKAHRENLAKILFELPEST from the coding sequence ATGAGAACCATATTTGATCCTGTGTATGGCTCAGTACAAATATCAGAAATTGAGTATAAAATAATCTCAACTTCTGCTTTTCAAAGACTTCAAAATGTAAAACAGCTCGGGTTGGCTCACTTAGTATTTCCAGGAGCCAACTATTCTAGGTTCTCTCATTCAATTGGTGCACTTCGTAATGCAGGGAAATTCTTAAACGCAATAGAACAAAACGCCTGTATTGATCACGTAGAGCTTAGTCCTGGAACTGATCATCCATACAAACTTGATGTTAATGAGCAGCAAAAATATAGGCTAGCGGCGTTGCTTCACGATATCGGCCACTTTCCTTTCTCTCACGCTACAGAACACGCCTTTGAAGAGTATTTACAAAATCAAAAGCTAATCCAAGGGCGAGATATTGAGATTGTAGATGACCATGAAGCATTTGGTTCATTAATAATAAATAATGACAGCGAATTGAAGAGTGTTTTAAATGAAGCAGGGTTCTCACCAAATGATGTTGCATCTGTTTTCGCTTCAGACAATTATGTATCGAAAACTGAAATAAATTTAAAGCCTGTTATTAGTTCAGAATTAGATTGTGATCGTTTAGATTATTTAAAAAGGACTTCCCATTTTAGTGGGCTACCATTCGGTAATGTTGATATTGATTACTTAATCAGTAGTTCCCGCATTCAGAGAAATAAGCTATGTTTTGATATAAAAGCAAAAAAATCAATAGAACATATGCTTTTAGCAAGGTATTACGACTATCAACAGGTAGTATTTAATAAGAATTTAATTTCTTTAGAATGGTCTCTAAAAGAGGCGATCAAAATTTGTATTAAGATTGACGATAATGGGATAAATATTGAAAAATCTGAGTTATTAAGGATGATTGAAGATAACAATATTAAAGGGCTGGATGATTACAAGTATACATCGGCTATTAAAAGCGCTCATAACACCCTTTCGTTAACCCCAAAAGATTCCAAGTATATGCACTTGGATGCAATCTTATACCGGCATCAAGCAAGACAGGTTTTCTATAGCCAAAAATATATTAGGGCAGATGATTCATATCACGGTATATGTCTACAAGAAGTTAGAAATTTAACTGATAAGTACATTCAAGACAATGGACTCGATCCTGAGTATTTTCATGTATGGGATAAAAAACATCAGTTGTCGAAGGTTAATCCCAGTGAGTTGTGTAGTGCCAATTCTCCGTCTGATTTAGAAACTACTGAAGAATTAGTCCATATTTATAATCAGCACTCACAAACACATCCAGTGTTTCCGTTAGTGTTTGAATCTAGTAGTTTATTAAATTTATTGTCCAAACAATATTTCTCAGATATTCGGGTTTTTATGCTCCCATTTGATGGATATAAAGCACACCGAGAAAATTTAGCTAAAATTCTGTTTGAATTGCCAGAATCTACATAG
- a CDS encoding KpsF/GutQ family sugar-phosphate isomerase, with the protein MDTIAIAKRVFQIEADAIKHLETLLDEQFDGSVKAILAAKGRVVICGMGKSGLIGKKIMATLASTGTPCFFMHPGEAFHGDLGMVTPNDVFIALSNSGETEEVIKLLPFLKDNGNVIISITGKPESTLAQNSHFHLNIAVPQEACPLQLAPTSSTTATLVMGDALAVALMESRNFQPHDFARFHPGGSLGRKLLTRVRHEMKSENLPFVKGSDDIKTVIQTMTEGRLGLCIVDNGKGIITDGDLRRHMEADLIGLMEKTAADIMNLNPKTIEADARLSDAEDVMNQNKITSLLVKENDQVAGVIQIYDLNPH; encoded by the coding sequence ATGGATACAATCGCCATTGCCAAACGCGTCTTCCAAATTGAAGCGGACGCCATCAAACACCTTGAAACCTTGTTAGACGAGCAGTTCGATGGCTCAGTGAAAGCTATTCTTGCCGCCAAAGGCCGTGTCGTCATCTGCGGCATGGGAAAATCCGGCTTGATCGGTAAAAAAATCATGGCCACACTTGCCAGCACAGGAACGCCATGCTTTTTCATGCACCCGGGTGAAGCCTTTCACGGTGACTTGGGCATGGTGACACCAAATGATGTCTTTATTGCGCTTTCAAATTCCGGGGAAACAGAGGAAGTTATCAAACTGCTACCTTTCCTGAAAGACAATGGTAATGTCATTATCTCAATTACTGGCAAACCCGAATCAACGCTGGCGCAAAACTCCCACTTCCACCTTAATATCGCTGTACCACAGGAAGCTTGCCCACTTCAATTGGCACCGACTTCATCTACCACAGCGACTTTAGTCATGGGCGATGCACTTGCCGTGGCACTGATGGAATCGAGAAACTTCCAGCCGCATGACTTTGCCCGCTTCCATCCAGGCGGAAGTCTTGGTCGTAAGCTTTTAACTCGCGTCCGTCATGAAATGAAATCGGAAAACCTTCCTTTCGTAAAAGGGTCAGATGACATCAAAACCGTCATTCAAACCATGACAGAAGGTCGTTTGGGGTTATGCATTGTGGATAATGGCAAAGGTATTATCACAGATGGTGATTTGCGACGCCACATGGAAGCCGATTTGATTGGCTTGATGGAAAAAACTGCTGCCGACATCATGAACCTGAATCCGAAAACCATTGAAGCTGACGCCCGCTTATCCGATGCTGAAGACGTAATGAACCAAAATAAGATTACATCTCTTTTGGTCAAAGAAAACGATCAGGTTGCAGGTGTCATTCAAATTTACGACTTAAACCCTCATTAA
- the tcmP gene encoding three-Cys-motif partner protein TcmP produces MAKTEYDWDIHNPPIIKPHSISKHETLKEYLIRFAKALSPSPAQERLNIDIIDGFSGGGLYQTESGELHLGSPLLILETLKEAEAILNCEREKDFKIVGKRIFIDPSPEANQQLRYYLDQFGYDYKTHNSNIQIIQNDFKSVLPSILQKYTANKQQRNKVIFLLDQYGYKHATITEIQQIFSTLGSRAEIILTFATDKLINFLSMDERIQKVIKSVRLEHVLTQEVIEEFRDASATYRKIHRIAIQYLIARDIIMQSGARWSNVLFIRSRESANGAYLYLHLSNNFRARDEMNSVIWETKNGFVQDAGSGTKMFEYDPINDVQSGFEFEFNCKDEEAVHQTLIEDLLKYLRNNTTLQKTFSSLLEEQIGTSTPAGRNHFAKALAELKDSQEINILTPKGRSRKESTNIDNEDIIKLSKQTRFYF; encoded by the coding sequence ATGGCTAAAACAGAATACGATTGGGATATTCATAACCCACCAATAATAAAACCTCATAGCATTTCTAAGCATGAAACTTTGAAAGAGTACCTTATCAGATTTGCCAAAGCTCTTTCTCCTAGCCCTGCTCAAGAAAGGTTAAACATTGATATCATCGATGGCTTTAGTGGAGGAGGTCTATATCAAACGGAGTCCGGAGAGCTTCATTTAGGGTCGCCCTTACTCATTCTTGAAACATTAAAAGAGGCGGAAGCAATACTTAATTGTGAAAGAGAAAAAGATTTCAAAATTGTAGGTAAACGAATATTTATCGACCCCTCTCCTGAAGCAAATCAACAGCTACGGTATTACCTTGATCAATTCGGATACGACTATAAAACACATAATTCAAACATCCAAATAATCCAAAATGATTTTAAATCAGTACTCCCCTCAATACTGCAAAAATATACTGCAAACAAACAGCAACGAAACAAGGTTATATTTTTGTTAGACCAGTATGGATATAAACACGCAACAATCACTGAAATTCAACAAATTTTCTCAACATTAGGCTCAAGAGCAGAGATCATCCTTACTTTTGCTACAGATAAACTAATTAATTTTTTAAGTATGGATGAAAGAATCCAGAAGGTTATAAAATCCGTACGACTTGAACATGTGCTTACACAAGAAGTTATAGAAGAATTCAGGGATGCTTCAGCTACTTACAGAAAAATTCATAGAATCGCCATTCAATACCTGATTGCTCGAGATATCATTATGCAATCAGGAGCTCGTTGGAGTAACGTCTTATTTATTAGATCACGAGAAAGCGCAAATGGTGCTTATTTATACCTTCATCTTTCAAATAATTTTAGAGCTCGAGATGAAATGAATAGCGTTATTTGGGAAACAAAGAATGGCTTTGTGCAAGATGCAGGTTCAGGCACAAAAATGTTTGAGTACGACCCTATCAACGATGTTCAATCTGGTTTTGAATTTGAGTTTAACTGCAAAGATGAAGAGGCTGTTCACCAGACATTGATCGAAGACCTCTTAAAGTATCTTAGAAACAATACAACACTGCAAAAAACTTTTTCTTCACTACTAGAGGAACAGATTGGAACTTCTACGCCTGCTGGAAGAAATCATTTTGCAAAAGCTCTTGCAGAGCTTAAAGATTCGCAAGAAATTAATATACTAACGCCGAAAGGAAGAAGTAGAAAAGAATCGACTAACATTGATAACGAAGACATTATCAAACTCTCCAAACAAACTCGCTTTTATTTTTAA
- a CDS encoding helix-turn-helix domain-containing protein — MINIFVADLNKFLKESGKSSSFLAKAVGVSPSRITDWKNGSIQRYSEKPKLAHEIIRNYQKQNASLPKEIEDVIRDLLHSTNNQEHLINLLNSLKPFVNPKETSQNTNIDTGKDT, encoded by the coding sequence ATGATTAATATATTCGTTGCTGACTTAAACAAGTTCCTAAAAGAAAGTGGGAAAAGCAGCTCATTTTTAGCTAAGGCGGTTGGTGTTTCTCCTTCCAGAATTACTGATTGGAAAAACGGTTCTATACAAAGATACTCTGAAAAGCCAAAACTTGCTCATGAAATAATACGAAACTACCAAAAACAAAATGCTTCATTACCAAAAGAAATTGAAGATGTGATTAGGGACTTATTGCACTCAACAAACAACCAAGAACACTTAATCAACTTACTAAACTCTCTAAAACCATTTGTAAATCCTAAAGAAACATCACAAAATACAAACATAGACACAGGTAAAGACACATGA
- a CDS encoding D-sedoheptulose-7-phosphate isomerase produces the protein MNIEAAYQEHQKAIESVLKSGDLLQEVVQKMIAALESGAKVLWMGNGGSAAEAQHMAAELMVRYVINRQPLASIALTTDSSLLTAHSNDFEFETIFSRQVEALAQPGDVVIGMSTSGTSANVLKAMEVAQEKGCLTIALIGSKVSPLSETADYCFPIHSQQTARIQEAHTFLNHLICEGLDAHFADGNA, from the coding sequence ATGAATATCGAAGCCGCCTATCAAGAGCATCAAAAAGCGATTGAATCAGTACTGAAGTCCGGTGACCTATTGCAGGAAGTGGTACAAAAGATGATTGCGGCGTTGGAATCGGGCGCCAAAGTACTATGGATGGGTAATGGTGGTAGTGCGGCAGAAGCACAACACATGGCAGCGGAACTGATGGTACGTTATGTCATCAATCGTCAGCCGTTGGCCTCCATCGCTTTGACAACCGATAGCTCTTTATTGACCGCACACTCCAATGACTTTGAATTTGAAACGATCTTCTCCCGTCAAGTTGAAGCACTTGCTCAACCGGGTGATGTTGTAATTGGTATGAGTACCTCCGGTACCAGTGCGAATGTCCTAAAGGCGATGGAAGTGGCTCAAGAAAAGGGCTGTTTGACGATTGCTTTGATTGGAAGCAAGGTTTCACCGCTATCGGAAACCGCTGATTATTGTTTTCCTATCCATTCCCAACAAACTGCGCGTATTCAAGAAGCGCATACGTTTTTAAATCATTTAATCTGTGAAGGCTTGGATGCGCATTTTGCCGATGGCAATGCGTAA
- the waaA gene encoding lipid IV(A) 3-deoxy-D-manno-octulosonic acid transferase, whose amino-acid sequence MNALLYRLLLWLAFPLVLYKAAKRCRKAEQTRDEQTPSIPHCLSARFGFNPTPFKQNGIWVHAVSVGETRSIFPLLKSLKETYPELPITLTSGSTQGAIQALKFAPVELQHQMIPYDYPFAVNRFLNQVQPKLVIMIETEIWPNLYQACANRNIPLILANARLKNKSFQAYLKYGGSLVKNALNQTHLIAAQFEQDKNNLEALGTDTAKIKVLGNLKFDIEVPNDLVEKAKYWRWESQAEQRFIWVAASTHKHEEELMLQAHQALLKHQPDALLILVPRHTDRFAEVAQLLEPSTAAIRSKNETVTESTQVYLADTIGELMLWFQVSNVSFIGGSLVNFGGHNILEPAALKKPVLSGQYHKNLQALYDSFKQDDAVIISNDAEELGQQLIALAENESQRNEAAEKAYECFKKQTGALQRLMDEVHQVLR is encoded by the coding sequence ATGAATGCTCTGCTTTATCGTCTATTACTTTGGTTGGCCTTCCCGCTTGTGCTCTACAAAGCCGCCAAACGATGCCGCAAAGCCGAGCAAACCAGAGATGAACAAACCCCAAGTATTCCTCACTGCCTGTCCGCGCGCTTTGGATTCAACCCAACCCCATTCAAGCAAAACGGTATTTGGGTTCATGCAGTATCGGTAGGCGAAACCCGATCGATTTTTCCACTGCTAAAATCTCTTAAAGAAACTTACCCTGAACTACCGATCACCCTGACAAGTGGTTCAACACAGGGGGCAATTCAAGCTTTGAAATTTGCACCTGTCGAGCTGCAGCATCAAATGATTCCTTACGACTATCCTTTTGCCGTTAACCGCTTTTTAAATCAGGTTCAGCCAAAGCTGGTCATCATGATTGAAACGGAAATTTGGCCAAACCTCTACCAGGCTTGCGCCAACAGAAACATTCCTTTGATCTTGGCCAATGCACGTCTCAAAAATAAGTCCTTTCAGGCCTATCTGAAATACGGCGGATCACTTGTCAAAAATGCCTTGAATCAAACACATCTCATCGCAGCGCAGTTCGAACAAGACAAAAACAACCTCGAAGCCTTAGGCACAGATACCGCAAAAATCAAAGTGCTAGGAAACCTCAAATTTGATATTGAAGTACCGAATGATTTAGTTGAAAAAGCCAAGTATTGGCGTTGGGAAAGCCAAGCTGAGCAACGCTTCATTTGGGTAGCCGCCAGCACACACAAACATGAAGAGGAGTTGATGCTACAAGCACATCAAGCCCTGTTAAAACATCAACCAGATGCTTTACTGATTCTGGTACCACGTCACACCGACCGCTTTGCGGAAGTCGCGCAACTTCTTGAGCCCTCCACCGCAGCCATACGCTCCAAGAATGAAACTGTCACAGAGAGCACACAAGTGTACTTGGCAGATACCATTGGTGAACTAATGCTTTGGTTTCAAGTATCGAACGTTTCGTTTATTGGCGGTAGCCTTGTCAACTTTGGTGGGCATAATATCTTGGAACCTGCTGCACTTAAGAAGCCTGTGCTGTCCGGCCAGTACCACAAAAACCTTCAAGCTCTTTATGATTCATTCAAGCAGGACGATGCGGTCATCATTTCAAACGATGCCGAAGAACTTGGGCAACAACTGATTGCCTTAGCCGAAAACGAATCTCAAAGAAATGAAGCTGCGGAAAAAGCTTACGAATGTTTCAAAAAACAGACAGGCGCGTTACAACGCCTAATGGATGAAGTCCACCAAGTTTTGAGATAA
- the hldE gene encoding bifunctional D-glycero-beta-D-manno-heptose-7-phosphate kinase/D-glycero-beta-D-manno-heptose 1-phosphate adenylyltransferase HldE translates to MHDFSNAKILVVGDVMLDQYWSGSARRISPEAPVPVVKVNKDEVRAGGAANVAMNIAALGAQVTLIGTVGNDAFGDQLTQVVSDAGVRPVWVSSESGTICKLRVLSHHQQLIRMDFENAIPETTAQGIVEKVAAEVSNFDVLVISDYAKGTLQFVEQIIAKAKQAQVPVLVDPKGLDFARYHGATLIKPNQHEFEQIVGECVDTTDLIAKAEELIKTLGLDALLVTRSENGMALVETDNKPFLLKSKAQEVFDVTGAGDTVMAALATAFASGLGLKKAMQLANEAASIVVRKVGTSTVTKAELDEQLNVAMRYQGYVAMSAEEVKSLVELSQEKGERVVMTNGCFDILHSGHVRYLNEAAKQGNRLIVAVNSDDSVKRLKGESRPIVPLDSRMELLSALSCVDWVVPFDEDTPENLICFLKPDVLVKGGDYRPEDIAGSKCVWENGGEVAVLSFWEGYSTTKLVEKIQED, encoded by the coding sequence ATGCACGATTTTTCTAATGCCAAAATTCTAGTCGTCGGAGATGTGATGTTAGACCAATATTGGTCTGGTTCCGCGCGACGTATCTCACCTGAAGCCCCAGTTCCGGTTGTTAAAGTCAATAAAGATGAAGTACGTGCCGGTGGCGCAGCTAACGTTGCGATGAACATTGCAGCATTGGGCGCTCAAGTGACCTTGATTGGAACCGTCGGCAATGACGCGTTTGGCGATCAGTTAACGCAAGTGGTTTCTGATGCCGGCGTTCGACCCGTGTGGGTGAGCTCCGAGAGCGGTACGATTTGTAAGTTGAGAGTGCTGAGCCACCATCAGCAGTTGATTCGTATGGACTTTGAAAATGCCATTCCAGAAACGACAGCGCAAGGTATTGTAGAAAAAGTGGCAGCCGAGGTTTCTAACTTTGATGTTCTGGTCATTTCTGATTACGCCAAAGGTACGTTGCAATTTGTTGAACAGATCATTGCAAAAGCAAAGCAAGCCCAAGTCCCTGTTTTGGTTGATCCTAAAGGGTTGGATTTTGCGCGCTATCATGGCGCGACTTTAATTAAACCGAATCAACATGAATTCGAGCAGATTGTTGGAGAGTGCGTGGATACGACGGATTTGATTGCCAAGGCGGAAGAGCTGATTAAGACTCTTGGGTTGGATGCGCTATTGGTGACGCGTAGTGAAAATGGGATGGCATTGGTTGAGACCGATAACAAGCCTTTCCTATTAAAATCTAAAGCTCAGGAAGTGTTTGATGTTACGGGTGCAGGTGATACTGTCATGGCGGCACTTGCAACCGCATTCGCCAGTGGATTAGGGCTGAAAAAAGCTATGCAACTGGCGAATGAAGCGGCCAGTATCGTTGTGAGAAAAGTTGGCACTTCAACCGTCACCAAGGCAGAATTGGATGAGCAATTGAACGTTGCAATGCGCTACCAGGGCTATGTCGCCATGAGTGCCGAAGAGGTTAAGTCCTTGGTCGAGCTTTCTCAAGAGAAAGGTGAGCGTGTTGTTATGACCAATGGTTGTTTTGATATCTTGCATAGCGGGCATGTCCGTTATTTGAATGAAGCCGCTAAACAAGGTAACCGCCTCATTGTTGCCGTTAACTCAGATGATTCTGTCAAACGCCTGAAGGGCGAATCGCGTCCGATTGTTCCACTGGATAGTCGTATGGAGCTTTTATCTGCGTTGAGTTGTGTGGACTGGGTGGTACCATTTGATGAAGATACGCCGGAAAATCTGATCTGTTTTCTGAAACCCGATGTTCTAGTCAAAGGGGGAGATTATCGCCCTGAAGATATTGCAGGTTCAAAGTGTGTTTGGGAAAATGGTGGAGAGGTTGCGGTGCTTTCTTTTTGGGAAGGGTATTCAACCACCAAGCTTGTCGAAAAAATTCAAGAAGATTAA
- a CDS encoding IS3 family transposase (programmed frameshift) — translation MNQKRVYKTYTKEFKQEAVALVTEQGYSVAEAAQALGVNPNLLYKWKDKLEAQTNGAALSDNEREELKKLRAENKRLRMEKDILKKASGLLRPRNALGFEFIHTLAQEGYSVKLSCKVMSFSRSGYYDWIKRPKAIITEEQLRLYRRAKALFIASRNSLGSRELMKRLRKEGFKVGRHKVIKLMEILNLKVEQRVAFKVTTKRDPSHAVADNLVNMDFNPTGMNQVWAGDITYLKTAQGWLYLSVVMDLYSRRIIGWSISPRMTTELVLESLKQAYWLRKPPKGVIFHSDRGSQYTSDAFRAQLKQFKIRASMGDVGACWDNAVVERFFGSLKHDWLLKVHQPNHEHMIDDVKAYMRYYNLERLHTSNGDMSPIEYENYKRDVSEIA, via the exons ATGAATCAGAAGCGAGTTTATAAAACTTACACCAAAGAATTTAAACAAGAAGCGGTCGCGCTTGTCACTGAACAAGGTTATAGCGTTGCTGAAGCGGCGCAAGCGCTAGGCGTTAATCCAAACTTGCTTTACAAGTGGAAAGACAAGCTTGAAGCGCAAACCAATGGTGCGGCCTTAAGCGATAATGAGCGTGAAGAACTCAAAAAGCTGCGAGCTGAAAACAAGCGGCTTCGAATGGAAAAAGACATTTTAAAAAAGGCCTCAG GCCTTCTTCGCCCGAGAAATGCACTAGGATTTGAGTTTATCCATACGTTGGCGCAAGAAGGCTACTCGGTTAAATTAAGCTGTAAGGTGATGAGTTTTAGCCGCTCCGGCTATTACGATTGGATCAAGCGTCCCAAGGCTATTATTACCGAAGAACAACTGCGACTGTATCGGCGAGCTAAAGCCCTTTTTATAGCCAGTCGAAACAGTCTCGGTTCACGAGAACTGATGAAGCGATTACGTAAAGAAGGCTTTAAGGTTGGGCGCCACAAAGTCATCAAGTTAATGGAAATCTTAAACCTAAAGGTTGAACAGCGTGTTGCATTCAAAGTCACCACAAAACGGGACCCAAGCCACGCTGTGGCAGATAACCTTGTGAACATGGACTTTAACCCCACAGGCATGAATCAAGTGTGGGCCGGTGATATCACCTATTTAAAAACCGCACAGGGTTGGCTATACCTGAGCGTGGTGATGGACTTGTACTCACGCCGGATTATCGGTTGGTCAATCAGCCCGCGCATGACCACCGAACTCGTGCTTGAGTCGCTCAAGCAAGCCTACTGGCTTAGAAAGCCGCCCAAAGGGGTGATCTTCCATAGTGATCGTGGATCACAATACACCAGTGACGCATTTAGAGCGCAGCTGAAACAATTCAAAATCCGAGCCTCAATGGGCGATGTTGGCGCGTGTTGGGATAATGCCGTGGTTGAAAGGTTCTTTGGCAGTTTAAAGCATGACTGGCTGCTCAAAGTACATCAACCTAACCATGAGCATATGATTGACGATGTGAAAGCGTATATGCGTTATTACAACTTAGAAAGGCTTCATACAAGCAATGGTGACATGAGTCCTATTGAATATGAAAATTATAAACGTGATGTGTCCGAAATTGCTTGA
- a CDS encoding acyloxyacyl hydrolase has protein sequence MNLAIWSGIASLGFACYQGQAPCSLHPDINTDKTTVSLDGGADDSVKQTRIGLGADWNKPLYDSDRFSINGRWEVSANEWHSTRKNPKNKSGWIIGLTPIFHYNWKLSGLTPYIEAGAGPHFISDITIENEYKSTQFQFGDILGIGFTTKHFEIGYRYLHISNANIELPNPGTDFHNLHIGYKF, from the coding sequence ATGAATTTGGCGATTTGGAGCGGGATTGCCTCTTTAGGTTTTGCTTGTTATCAAGGTCAAGCACCTTGCTCTTTACACCCTGACATCAATACCGATAAGACCACTGTTTCTCTGGACGGTGGCGCGGATGACAGTGTGAAGCAGACACGTATTGGTTTAGGCGCCGACTGGAACAAACCCTTATATGACAGTGATCGGTTCAGCATTAATGGTCGTTGGGAAGTCAGTGCGAATGAATGGCACTCAACTCGTAAGAACCCAAAAAACAAAAGTGGCTGGATTATTGGGCTTACGCCTATTTTCCACTACAACTGGAAATTGAGCGGGTTGACCCCATATATTGAAGCAGGCGCCGGCCCTCATTTTATCTCGGACATCACAATAGAAAATGAATACAAATCTACCCAATTCCAGTTTGGTGATATTCTAGGCATCGGCTTCACAACCAAACACTTTGAAATAGGTTATCGTTATTTACATATTTCTAATGCTAATATAGAACTACCTAACCCGGGTACAGACTTTCATAACCTTCATATCGGTTATAAGTTCTAG
- a CDS encoding phage Gp37/Gp68 family protein has product MSSKIEWTEETWNPITGCDKVSDGCKHCYAEAMARRLKAMNTPGYENGFEISILENRLEQPLKKKKPTKYFVNSMSDLFHEKVPFEFIDKVFDVINKTPHHIYQILTKRSARMAKYFETRIPPENAWIGVTVENKKQGLRRIDHLRTINATIRFLSVEPLLEDLGKINLKNIDWVIVGGESGPKARPMKPEWAENIQEQCEIADVSFFFKQWGGWGADGKKRSKKDNGRLLKGRTWDDMPQYDSLKGISVTTQ; this is encoded by the coding sequence ATGAGTTCAAAAATTGAATGGACAGAAGAAACGTGGAATCCCATTACTGGTTGCGATAAGGTTTCTGATGGCTGTAAACATTGCTATGCGGAAGCTATGGCGAGACGATTAAAGGCGATGAACACTCCTGGTTATGAAAATGGCTTTGAAATCAGCATCCTTGAAAATCGCTTAGAACAACCTCTAAAAAAGAAAAAGCCCACAAAATATTTCGTGAATTCAATGAGTGATCTGTTTCACGAAAAGGTTCCTTTTGAATTTATTGATAAAGTATTTGATGTAATTAACAAAACTCCTCATCATATATATCAAATTCTGACCAAGCGTTCTGCACGAATGGCTAAGTATTTCGAAACCCGAATCCCTCCAGAAAACGCATGGATTGGAGTAACGGTCGAAAACAAAAAACAGGGACTTAGACGTATTGATCACTTAAGAACTATCAATGCAACCATTCGCTTTTTATCTGTAGAGCCTCTCCTCGAAGACCTTGGTAAGATAAACTTGAAAAATATAGACTGGGTGATTGTTGGGGGCGAATCTGGTCCAAAAGCTCGACCAATGAAACCCGAATGGGCTGAAAACATTCAAGAACAATGTGAAATTGCTGATGTAAGTTTTTTCTTCAAACAGTGGGGAGGCTGGGGAGCTGACGGAAAGAAACGCTCCAAAAAAGACAATGGACGTTTGCTCAAAGGTCGTACATGGGATGACATGCCACAATACGATTCATTAAAAGGAATTTCAGTTACAACACAATAA